A genome region from Manihot esculenta cultivar AM560-2 chromosome 5, M.esculenta_v8, whole genome shotgun sequence includes the following:
- the LOC110615491 gene encoding uncharacterized protein LOC110615491 isoform X1, with product MLATFLHLLPGMGTKVHCESCFPGYFSMRDLNEDSNSCSWPLYYGDRAFTNGQYYNGFLPRTITDVYPGYDKDVVKQTMLEHEAIFKTQLCELHRLYRIQRDLMDESKRKELYKNRMPIETSLSSSPLASQITSEDARRWHIPGFPLGNSVCGGPSTSCTEDMHSPLSSIKGSSAQASPLLSQNGGTPKDMEILDSRPTKVRRKMFDLQLPADEYLDTEGEQVQLRDENVCGISNYLSNRNHNVATATSGKTNCQGDAFQSESCLKSKNNLADLNEPIDVEDTNGSANDLLGCTSSHCEIQEHELATKPKSQFLGFPKEVLLNHHHGSNNGIASDLYLQNNVKGKLWFPHMLDSGNSNNNIKSPSQSLQPEKLPSSSQPLQVLSNKNNEPATLFHTDQSKVDQLRERTSCGSELSGRNNEVSNNNLPVSDVASHIPSQYAIDPSSDLSNCWSWSGSSRDKLGGSLSQKSMSVQMHLNLNSSATLSRSSQSSTQSHGVFGDQWNYNSSSASNLRVGTEMPDQNGFYHGSSSGSKDLLIRFPPGNRDFLNYNSASDAAQELIHHGLEKLYKSSNCVLSKSAQDVNLNAALSNSSSTKMTSQKGLEVIDLERNHEDHHVALPWLRTKPDREAEAVSAGVDLNMGGFSDLQSSLKQLSDKREAGRIPNQTVVQNMKSAPCSNVFEASRIEARDSSSCRRILGFPIFEKPDVSKIESSSLPSPSVLHPQPSQEVENNRKIRALDINLPCDPAVPDCFQQTVAEVLTEKEKDTQVANVRYEIDLNSCITEDESSLVPSAAGANVRMISGIDLEAPAVPETEEEIIPGEECLAKAHAAPSELAQHKTESPPDEFVRIAAEAIVAISVTGHNHQVDATHNPSEASMTDSLHWFVEIVSSFGEDLESKFAVLEAEGDSRDKEGPSLEDYFESMTLKLTETKEEDYMPKPLVPEDLKLEETGRTLLPTRTRRGQSRRGRQRRDFQRDILPGLVSLSRHEVTEDLQTFGGLMRASGHIWNSGLTRRSGCGRGRRRALASSSPPAVIASEPCTPLIQQLNNVEVRLDDRSLTGWGKTPRRPRRQRCPPGNAAALPLS from the exons ATGCTTGCCACATTTCTTCATTTACTGCCAGGAATGGGAACAAAAGTACACTGTGAAAGCTGCTTCCCAGGATATTTCTCAATGAGGGATCTTAACGAGGATTCTAACAGTTGTAGCTGGCCTCTATACTATGGAGATAGAGCATTCACAAATGGGCAGTACTATAATGGATTCTTGCCAAGGACCATCACAGATGTATATCCAGGATATGACAAGGATGTAGTAAAACAGACAATGCTGGAGCATGAGGCCATATTTAAGACGCAG CTGTGTGAACTTCATCGTCTTTACAGAATACAGAGGGATTTAATGGATGAATCTAAGAGGaaagaattatataaaaatcGGATGCCCATTGAGACATCATTGTCATCAAGCCCCTTGGCATCTCAAATTACATCTGAAGATGCTCGGAGATGGCATATCCCTGGCTTCCCGTTGGGAAACTCTGTTTGTGGTGGACCATCTACCTCATGCACTGAAGACATGCATTCTCCATTGAGTTCTATAAAAGGAAGCAGTGCACAAGCTAGTCCATTGTTGTCTCAAAATGGAGGTACTCCAAAAGATATGGAGATATTGGACTCTAGGCCCACAAAAGTAAGGAGAAAGATGTTTGATCTTCAACTTCCAGCCGATGAGTACTTAGATACTGAAGGAGAACAAGTACAACTAAGGGATGAAAATGTATGTGGTATTTCTAATTATCTGTCAAATAGGAATCACAATGTTGCAACTGCCACCAGCGGGAAGACTAATTGCCAAGGAGATGCATTTCAATCTGAATCATGTTTAAAAAGCAAAAATAATTTGGCTGACTTGAATGAGCCTATTGATGTTGAGGACACAAATGGATCTGCAAATGATCTTCTAGGCTGTACTTCCTCCCATTGTGAGATTCAAGAGCATGAACTGGCCACTAAGCCAAAATCTCAGTTTCTTGGTTTCCCGAAAGAAGTTTTACTGAACCATCATCATGGGAGCAATAATGGGATTGCCAGTGATCTGTATTTACAAAATAATGTGAAAGGAAAACTATGGTTTCCCCATATGCTAGATTCAG GGAATAGTAACAACAACATAAAGTCCCCGTCTCAAAGTCTTCAGCCGGAGAAGTTGCCTTCATCTTCCCAGCCATTACAGGTTCTTTCAAACAAAAATAATGAGCCTGCAACTCTTTTTCATACTGATCAAAGTAAGGTGGATCAGTTGAGAGAAAGAACAAGTTGTGGTTCAGAACTCTCTGGAAGAAATAATGAGGTCTCTAATAATAACCTTCCAGTTTCAGATGTGGCTTCCCATATACCAAGTCAATATGCAATCGATCCTTCTTCTGATTTAAGCAACTGCTGGTCTTGGTCTGGTTCATCTAGGGATAAGCTTGGTGGTAGCTTAAGCCAAAAGTCGATGTCAGTTCAAATGCACCTGAATTTGAATTCATCTGCAACCTTAAGTAGGAGTTCTCAGTCATCAACTCAAAGTCATGGTGTATTTGGAGACCAATGGAATTATAACAGCAGTTCTGCATCTAACCTGAGAGTCGGAACTGAAATGCCTGACCAAAATGGATTTTACCATGGATCCTCATCAGGATCCAAGGATCTACTAATCCGCTTTCCTCCAGGCAACCGTGATTTTTTGAACTACAATAGTGCCAGTGATGCAGCACAAGAGCTCATACATCATGGTCTAGAAAAGCTCTACAAGAGCTCAAACTGCGTGCTTTCAAAATCTGCACAAGATGTGAACTTGAATGCAGCTCTTTCGAAcagctcctcaaccaaaatgaCTTCCCAGAAAGGCCTTGAAGTCATTGATTTAGAAAGAAATCATGAGGATCATCATGTGGCTTTGCCTTGGCTAAGAACTAAGCCTGATCGTGAAGCTGAGGCTGTTAGTGCAGGAGTGGATTTGAATATGGGGGGATTTAGTGACTTGCAGTCTTCTCTGAAACAGTTGTCTGATAAGAGAGAAGCTGGAAGAATTCCTAATCAAACAGTTGTTCAGAATATGAAATCAGCTCCTTGTTCCAATGTCTTCGAAGCCAGTAGGATTGAAGCAAGGGACTCCTCAAGCTGCAGAAGAATTCTTGGTTTTCCCATCTTTGAAAAGCCAGATGTGTCAAAAATTGAGTCTTCTTCCCTTCCCTCTCCTTCTGTATTGCATCCTCAGCCATCCCAAGAAGTAGAAAATAACAGAAAAATTAGGGCACTTGATATTAACTTACCTTGTGATCCAGCAGTTCCTGACTGTTTTCAACAGACTGTAGCAGAAGTGcttacagaaaaagaaaaagatacacAAGTAGCTAATGTCAGATATGAGATTGATTTGAACTCATGTATAACCGAAGATGAATCTTCTCTGGTGCCTTCTGCTGCAGGCGCTAATGTTCGAATGATTTCGGGGATAGATTTAGAAGCCCCTGCAGTTCCAGAAACTGAAGAGGAGATTATTCCTGGAGAAGAATGCCTAGCAAAGGCTCATGCAGCACCCTCAGAATTAGCACAGCACAAAACAGAAAGTCCACCAGATGAATTTGTCAGAATAGCGGCAGAGGCAATAGTCGCCATCTCTGTAACTGGTCACAACCATCAGGTTGATGCCACTCACAATCCATCAGAAGCTTCTATGACAGATTCTCTTCATTGGTTTGTGGAGATAGTTTCTTCATTTGGAGAGGATCTAGAGAGCAAGTTTGCTGTTTTGGAAGCAGAGGGGGACAGTCGAGATAAAGAGGGGCCATCTTTGGAAGATTACTTTGAGTCTATGACCTTGAAGTTGACAGAGACCAAGGAAGAAGATTACATGCCCAAGCCATTGGTTCCAGAAGACTTAAAACTGGAAGAAACAGGAAGAACTTTATTACCAACTCGAACCCGAAGAGGCCAATCAAGAAGAGGAAGGCAGCGGAGGGACTTCCAAAGGGACATTCTTCCAGGCCTTGTTTCTCTTTCAAGGCATGAGGTAACAGAAGATCTTCAGACATTTGGAGGGCTGATGAGAGCAAGTGGCCACATTTGGAATTCAGGATTAACGAGAAGAAGTGGGTGTGGGAGGGGGAGGAGGCGTGCACTGGCTAGTTCTTCTCCTCCTGCTGTAATAGCAAGCGAGCCTTGTACTCCCCTAATACAGCAGCTCAATAATGTAGAAGTGAGATTGGATGATAGAAGCCTAACAGGGTGGGGGAAGACACCTAGACGTCCCCGGCGGCAAAGATGTCCTCCAGGTAATGCAGCTGCTCTACCTTTGAGCTAA
- the LOC110615491 gene encoding uncharacterized protein LOC110615491 isoform X2 codes for MGTKVHCESCFPGYFSMRDLNEDSNSCSWPLYYGDRAFTNGQYYNGFLPRTITDVYPGYDKDVVKQTMLEHEAIFKTQLCELHRLYRIQRDLMDESKRKELYKNRMPIETSLSSSPLASQITSEDARRWHIPGFPLGNSVCGGPSTSCTEDMHSPLSSIKGSSAQASPLLSQNGGTPKDMEILDSRPTKVRRKMFDLQLPADEYLDTEGEQVQLRDENVCGISNYLSNRNHNVATATSGKTNCQGDAFQSESCLKSKNNLADLNEPIDVEDTNGSANDLLGCTSSHCEIQEHELATKPKSQFLGFPKEVLLNHHHGSNNGIASDLYLQNNVKGKLWFPHMLDSGNSNNNIKSPSQSLQPEKLPSSSQPLQVLSNKNNEPATLFHTDQSKVDQLRERTSCGSELSGRNNEVSNNNLPVSDVASHIPSQYAIDPSSDLSNCWSWSGSSRDKLGGSLSQKSMSVQMHLNLNSSATLSRSSQSSTQSHGVFGDQWNYNSSSASNLRVGTEMPDQNGFYHGSSSGSKDLLIRFPPGNRDFLNYNSASDAAQELIHHGLEKLYKSSNCVLSKSAQDVNLNAALSNSSSTKMTSQKGLEVIDLERNHEDHHVALPWLRTKPDREAEAVSAGVDLNMGGFSDLQSSLKQLSDKREAGRIPNQTVVQNMKSAPCSNVFEASRIEARDSSSCRRILGFPIFEKPDVSKIESSSLPSPSVLHPQPSQEVENNRKIRALDINLPCDPAVPDCFQQTVAEVLTEKEKDTQVANVRYEIDLNSCITEDESSLVPSAAGANVRMISGIDLEAPAVPETEEEIIPGEECLAKAHAAPSELAQHKTESPPDEFVRIAAEAIVAISVTGHNHQVDATHNPSEASMTDSLHWFVEIVSSFGEDLESKFAVLEAEGDSRDKEGPSLEDYFESMTLKLTETKEEDYMPKPLVPEDLKLEETGRTLLPTRTRRGQSRRGRQRRDFQRDILPGLVSLSRHEVTEDLQTFGGLMRASGHIWNSGLTRRSGCGRGRRRALASSSPPAVIASEPCTPLIQQLNNVEVRLDDRSLTGWGKTPRRPRRQRCPPGNAAALPLS; via the exons ATGGGAACAAAAGTACACTGTGAAAGCTGCTTCCCAGGATATTTCTCAATGAGGGATCTTAACGAGGATTCTAACAGTTGTAGCTGGCCTCTATACTATGGAGATAGAGCATTCACAAATGGGCAGTACTATAATGGATTCTTGCCAAGGACCATCACAGATGTATATCCAGGATATGACAAGGATGTAGTAAAACAGACAATGCTGGAGCATGAGGCCATATTTAAGACGCAG CTGTGTGAACTTCATCGTCTTTACAGAATACAGAGGGATTTAATGGATGAATCTAAGAGGaaagaattatataaaaatcGGATGCCCATTGAGACATCATTGTCATCAAGCCCCTTGGCATCTCAAATTACATCTGAAGATGCTCGGAGATGGCATATCCCTGGCTTCCCGTTGGGAAACTCTGTTTGTGGTGGACCATCTACCTCATGCACTGAAGACATGCATTCTCCATTGAGTTCTATAAAAGGAAGCAGTGCACAAGCTAGTCCATTGTTGTCTCAAAATGGAGGTACTCCAAAAGATATGGAGATATTGGACTCTAGGCCCACAAAAGTAAGGAGAAAGATGTTTGATCTTCAACTTCCAGCCGATGAGTACTTAGATACTGAAGGAGAACAAGTACAACTAAGGGATGAAAATGTATGTGGTATTTCTAATTATCTGTCAAATAGGAATCACAATGTTGCAACTGCCACCAGCGGGAAGACTAATTGCCAAGGAGATGCATTTCAATCTGAATCATGTTTAAAAAGCAAAAATAATTTGGCTGACTTGAATGAGCCTATTGATGTTGAGGACACAAATGGATCTGCAAATGATCTTCTAGGCTGTACTTCCTCCCATTGTGAGATTCAAGAGCATGAACTGGCCACTAAGCCAAAATCTCAGTTTCTTGGTTTCCCGAAAGAAGTTTTACTGAACCATCATCATGGGAGCAATAATGGGATTGCCAGTGATCTGTATTTACAAAATAATGTGAAAGGAAAACTATGGTTTCCCCATATGCTAGATTCAG GGAATAGTAACAACAACATAAAGTCCCCGTCTCAAAGTCTTCAGCCGGAGAAGTTGCCTTCATCTTCCCAGCCATTACAGGTTCTTTCAAACAAAAATAATGAGCCTGCAACTCTTTTTCATACTGATCAAAGTAAGGTGGATCAGTTGAGAGAAAGAACAAGTTGTGGTTCAGAACTCTCTGGAAGAAATAATGAGGTCTCTAATAATAACCTTCCAGTTTCAGATGTGGCTTCCCATATACCAAGTCAATATGCAATCGATCCTTCTTCTGATTTAAGCAACTGCTGGTCTTGGTCTGGTTCATCTAGGGATAAGCTTGGTGGTAGCTTAAGCCAAAAGTCGATGTCAGTTCAAATGCACCTGAATTTGAATTCATCTGCAACCTTAAGTAGGAGTTCTCAGTCATCAACTCAAAGTCATGGTGTATTTGGAGACCAATGGAATTATAACAGCAGTTCTGCATCTAACCTGAGAGTCGGAACTGAAATGCCTGACCAAAATGGATTTTACCATGGATCCTCATCAGGATCCAAGGATCTACTAATCCGCTTTCCTCCAGGCAACCGTGATTTTTTGAACTACAATAGTGCCAGTGATGCAGCACAAGAGCTCATACATCATGGTCTAGAAAAGCTCTACAAGAGCTCAAACTGCGTGCTTTCAAAATCTGCACAAGATGTGAACTTGAATGCAGCTCTTTCGAAcagctcctcaaccaaaatgaCTTCCCAGAAAGGCCTTGAAGTCATTGATTTAGAAAGAAATCATGAGGATCATCATGTGGCTTTGCCTTGGCTAAGAACTAAGCCTGATCGTGAAGCTGAGGCTGTTAGTGCAGGAGTGGATTTGAATATGGGGGGATTTAGTGACTTGCAGTCTTCTCTGAAACAGTTGTCTGATAAGAGAGAAGCTGGAAGAATTCCTAATCAAACAGTTGTTCAGAATATGAAATCAGCTCCTTGTTCCAATGTCTTCGAAGCCAGTAGGATTGAAGCAAGGGACTCCTCAAGCTGCAGAAGAATTCTTGGTTTTCCCATCTTTGAAAAGCCAGATGTGTCAAAAATTGAGTCTTCTTCCCTTCCCTCTCCTTCTGTATTGCATCCTCAGCCATCCCAAGAAGTAGAAAATAACAGAAAAATTAGGGCACTTGATATTAACTTACCTTGTGATCCAGCAGTTCCTGACTGTTTTCAACAGACTGTAGCAGAAGTGcttacagaaaaagaaaaagatacacAAGTAGCTAATGTCAGATATGAGATTGATTTGAACTCATGTATAACCGAAGATGAATCTTCTCTGGTGCCTTCTGCTGCAGGCGCTAATGTTCGAATGATTTCGGGGATAGATTTAGAAGCCCCTGCAGTTCCAGAAACTGAAGAGGAGATTATTCCTGGAGAAGAATGCCTAGCAAAGGCTCATGCAGCACCCTCAGAATTAGCACAGCACAAAACAGAAAGTCCACCAGATGAATTTGTCAGAATAGCGGCAGAGGCAATAGTCGCCATCTCTGTAACTGGTCACAACCATCAGGTTGATGCCACTCACAATCCATCAGAAGCTTCTATGACAGATTCTCTTCATTGGTTTGTGGAGATAGTTTCTTCATTTGGAGAGGATCTAGAGAGCAAGTTTGCTGTTTTGGAAGCAGAGGGGGACAGTCGAGATAAAGAGGGGCCATCTTTGGAAGATTACTTTGAGTCTATGACCTTGAAGTTGACAGAGACCAAGGAAGAAGATTACATGCCCAAGCCATTGGTTCCAGAAGACTTAAAACTGGAAGAAACAGGAAGAACTTTATTACCAACTCGAACCCGAAGAGGCCAATCAAGAAGAGGAAGGCAGCGGAGGGACTTCCAAAGGGACATTCTTCCAGGCCTTGTTTCTCTTTCAAGGCATGAGGTAACAGAAGATCTTCAGACATTTGGAGGGCTGATGAGAGCAAGTGGCCACATTTGGAATTCAGGATTAACGAGAAGAAGTGGGTGTGGGAGGGGGAGGAGGCGTGCACTGGCTAGTTCTTCTCCTCCTGCTGTAATAGCAAGCGAGCCTTGTACTCCCCTAATACAGCAGCTCAATAATGTAGAAGTGAGATTGGATGATAGAAGCCTAACAGGGTGGGGGAAGACACCTAGACGTCCCCGGCGGCAAAGATGTCCTCCAGGTAATGCAGCTGCTCTACCTTTGAGCTAA